A genomic stretch from Trichlorobacter lovleyi includes:
- a CDS encoding ATP-grasp domain-containing protein, with product MPVTWRIHTAITKDRAGEVCAFLSGLGDKVQLVAGHTDFNSLPYPPGEDEITGVALTTIQDATFVLMTVDKEFAKLWQFPRLLYFSRERYKVSYWMPMIEEKVPVLNRGCLFVPAGAIKFIKATLPGLDLESKKAGLFVRPDSGLKLFTGFVLNITPTDSWEEIYRAIYQEAHPSDRTMVCISLARGLEPVEWRFWIVNRKVVASSPYSWDDSMPWSAPPEGAVTVAEAMAANPWQPDLAFVVDVVQTKDDQKFWVNEINAASTSGIYNVPLENLLPALRDIAIQEATGEVEFSEACRLSPDEWLY from the coding sequence ATGCCGGTTACCTGGAGAATACATACAGCGATCACCAAAGACCGGGCCGGCGAAGTTTGCGCCTTTCTGTCTGGACTGGGGGATAAAGTACAATTGGTTGCTGGCCATACAGACTTCAACTCGTTGCCCTACCCTCCGGGCGAAGATGAAATAACTGGCGTTGCCCTCACGACAATCCAGGACGCCACTTTTGTCCTAATGACAGTAGACAAGGAGTTTGCCAAGCTTTGGCAGTTCCCTCGCCTGCTATATTTCAGCCGGGAGCGCTACAAGGTGTCGTATTGGATGCCGATGATCGAGGAAAAGGTGCCGGTCCTGAACAGAGGATGTCTGTTTGTCCCGGCCGGGGCCATAAAGTTCATCAAGGCGACGTTGCCGGGCTTGGATCTGGAATCCAAGAAGGCTGGATTGTTTGTTCGCCCGGACTCAGGCCTCAAGCTCTTTACCGGCTTCGTGCTCAACATAACCCCGACCGATAGCTGGGAGGAGATCTACCGGGCTATCTATCAGGAAGCCCACCCTTCAGACAGGACAATGGTCTGTATCTCATTGGCCAGAGGCCTTGAGCCGGTCGAATGGCGCTTCTGGATCGTCAACCGTAAGGTTGTGGCCAGCTCGCCGTATTCATGGGATGACTCTATGCCTTGGTCGGCACCACCAGAAGGTGCGGTCACGGTGGCAGAGGCGATGGCCGCCAACCCTTGGCAGCCGGATCTGGCCTTTGTGGTGGACGTTGTGCAGACGAAGGATGATCAGAAGTTTTGGGTTAACGAGATCAACGCTGCTTCAACTTCAGGCATATACAACGTGCCGCTTGAAAATCTTCTGCCTGCTTTGCGGGACATAGCAATTCAAGAGGCCACTGGTGAGGTCGAGTTCTCTGAGGCCTGCCGACTTTCGCCGGATGAGTGGTTGTACTGA
- a CDS encoding response regulator transcription factor has protein sequence MQKLPMLDGNNAKINTVSPRILFVDDHSIVRHGVSVLLNGAFGNHIQKSEAGSGLEAIEILKQKQFDLLIVDISMPGMNGLELLAEIKSKKLSDAPVIIYSMYTEEQFAVQAFSLGAAGYVAKHAASKELVGAVKKVLNGGRYVSETLSQLLLDHLTGIPAQPRQLVQQPSSPQSTQPLPAAANKPEPQASAIHKLSKKEIEVLLLFTQGLTPKEIGEKLGRSEKTVSAHKLSAVNKLGVDDFSDVLSIVKQAKRDGLI, from the coding sequence ATGCAAAAACTGCCCATGTTGGATGGCAACAATGCCAAGATTAACACCGTCTCGCCAAGAATTCTTTTTGTGGATGATCACTCCATCGTCCGTCACGGGGTTTCAGTCCTTTTGAATGGGGCATTTGGGAACCACATACAAAAATCCGAAGCAGGGTCAGGACTTGAGGCAATTGAAATCCTCAAACAGAAGCAATTCGACTTACTTATTGTTGATATATCAATGCCGGGTATGAATGGGCTTGAGTTGCTGGCAGAAATAAAGAGTAAAAAACTTTCTGACGCACCAGTCATTATCTATTCAATGTACACGGAGGAACAATTTGCAGTGCAGGCATTCTCTCTTGGAGCCGCGGGGTATGTGGCAAAACATGCTGCATCAAAGGAACTTGTAGGCGCTGTCAAAAAAGTTTTGAATGGCGGCAGATATGTAAGCGAAACTCTTTCTCAACTCCTTCTGGACCATTTGACTGGAATTCCGGCGCAACCAAGACAGCTGGTCCAACAACCTTCATCTCCACAGTCAACCCAGCCACTCCCTGCAGCGGCAAATAAACCAGAACCCCAAGCATCTGCCATTCATAAGCTTTCAAAAAAAGAGATTGAGGTGCTACTCCTTTTTACTCAAGGCCTTACACCAAAAGAGATAGGGGAAAAACTTGGGCGAAGCGAAAAAACCGTAAGTGCCCATAAACTATCAGCCGTCAACAAGCTCGGTGTTGACGATTTTTCAGATGTTTTGAGCATTGTGAAACAAGCTAAACGCGATGGACTTATTTAA
- a CDS encoding ATP-binding protein → MIQRILTPQLDRALEYSPAVALLGPRQVGKTTLALEVGKKHDAIYLDLESEQDRAKLSQPELYLADHQDKLVILDEIHRAPGLFPVLRGLIDQGRRAGRKAGQYLLLGSASLDLLKQSGETLAGRITYLELTPFRVLEVSPQSLEQLWIRGGYPESLLAVDDARSLRWRQDFIRTYLERDIPQFGPRIAAETLRRFWGMLAHHQGGLLNTAQFARNLGVDAKTAASYLDLLVDLLLVRRLQPWHANLGKRLIKAPKVYVRDSGLVHALLMIPDKETLLAHPVIGQSWECFVIENLLAAASEQVTGYFYRTSGGAEIDLLLVWPNGAKWAIEIKRSLSPKVGRGFHSACEDLQPERKFVVYAGSERYRLNGEVEAISLLDLSTLLREGCC, encoded by the coding sequence ATGATTCAGCGTATCCTTACACCGCAGCTCGACAGAGCTCTTGAATATTCCCCTGCAGTTGCCTTGCTTGGCCCACGTCAGGTTGGTAAGACCACCTTGGCGCTTGAGGTTGGCAAGAAGCACGATGCAATCTACCTGGATCTGGAGTCGGAACAGGATCGGGCTAAGCTCAGTCAACCAGAGCTGTACCTTGCCGACCACCAGGATAAACTCGTGATCTTGGACGAGATCCATCGTGCCCCCGGCCTATTTCCCGTGTTGCGTGGGCTGATCGATCAAGGGCGCCGTGCGGGGCGCAAAGCCGGGCAATACCTGTTGCTGGGATCAGCGTCGCTTGATCTGTTGAAGCAATCCGGCGAAACGCTGGCTGGTCGGATTACCTACCTTGAATTAACACCATTTCGGGTGCTTGAAGTTAGTCCTCAGTCTCTGGAACAGCTCTGGATACGCGGCGGCTACCCGGAAAGCCTGCTGGCCGTAGATGATGCCCGCAGTCTTCGTTGGCGGCAGGATTTCATCAGGACCTATCTGGAGCGGGACATACCTCAGTTTGGGCCACGTATAGCAGCTGAGACGCTGCGCCGCTTCTGGGGGATGTTGGCACACCATCAGGGCGGCCTGCTCAATACCGCCCAGTTTGCTCGCAACCTGGGGGTTGACGCAAAAACAGCCGCCAGTTATCTGGATCTGCTTGTTGATCTGCTGCTGGTTCGGCGTTTGCAGCCGTGGCATGCAAATTTGGGCAAGCGTCTGATCAAGGCCCCCAAGGTGTATGTCCGGGATAGTGGGCTTGTTCATGCACTCTTAATGATCCCTGACAAGGAAACCCTGTTGGCACATCCTGTCATCGGTCAGAGTTGGGAGTGCTTCGTGATCGAGAACTTGCTGGCCGCTGCATCAGAGCAGGTAACCGGGTATTTCTATCGCACCAGCGGCGGTGCGGAGATTGATTTGCTACTGGTCTGGCCCAATGGTGCCAAGTGGGCTATTGAGATCAAGCGCAGTCTCTCTCCAAAAGTCGGGCGAGGGTTCCACTCTGCCTGCGAGGACCTGCAGCCGGAACGAAAATTTGTGGTGTATGCTGGTAGTGAGCGATATCGGCTGAACGGTGAGGTAGAAGCAATATCGTTATTGGATCTATCAACACTACTACGAGAAGGCTGTTGCTGA
- a CDS encoding tyrosine-type recombinase/integrase, whose product MNDNTTALPVPVPPTTDFSHAIETWLELEIANGDARPDTIYNYRLWIEQWLTWCRVAGVNPAHATRQHVELYRREMVEAKAKAGTITNKLTAVRQFYQSAVNRGLLEINPAAGVKPPVDRKVKEKKKNLTQKEAQRLLSVLPSSLKDSPHWLRDRSIIALGLLEGLRRVEISLANVEDIETYEVEGEEEGDESVIMSRILVHGKRHERYCYPRQDTVDLLMKYIAARGPIKQEEIVVDGEPVMVTPLFCGQSKKGLESGRITRRGLNWVVDGYLKKAGLKSKDISCHALRHSCGYLTYKETKDIRAVQDVLGHANINTSANYAASDHKEKRYTERIKLKAEE is encoded by the coding sequence ATGAATGACAACACCACCGCACTTCCAGTGCCAGTACCTCCAACAACAGATTTCAGCCACGCAATCGAAACTTGGCTTGAGCTGGAGATTGCCAACGGCGATGCTCGCCCTGATACCATCTACAACTACCGCCTCTGGATTGAACAGTGGTTGACATGGTGCCGAGTGGCCGGCGTAAATCCTGCTCACGCTACCCGTCAGCATGTCGAGCTGTACCGGCGTGAGATGGTGGAGGCAAAAGCCAAAGCTGGTACGATCACCAATAAGCTGACCGCTGTTCGGCAGTTTTACCAGTCTGCAGTGAACCGTGGGCTGCTGGAGATTAACCCTGCTGCAGGGGTAAAGCCGCCTGTCGATCGGAAGGTGAAAGAGAAGAAGAAAAACCTCACGCAGAAGGAAGCGCAAAGGCTGCTCTCTGTCCTCCCCTCTTCTCTTAAAGACTCGCCCCATTGGCTCAGGGATCGGTCAATTATTGCGTTAGGGCTACTGGAGGGACTGCGCCGAGTGGAAATCTCTCTGGCCAACGTCGAGGATATTGAGACCTATGAGGTAGAAGGTGAAGAAGAAGGCGACGAATCGGTCATCATGTCACGAATCCTTGTGCATGGTAAGCGCCATGAGCGCTATTGCTATCCCCGGCAGGACACAGTGGATCTGCTAATGAAGTATATTGCGGCACGAGGGCCAATCAAGCAGGAAGAGATAGTGGTTGATGGCGAGCCTGTCATGGTCACCCCTCTTTTCTGTGGTCAAAGCAAGAAAGGCTTGGAAAGTGGCCGGATCACCCGGAGGGGCCTTAATTGGGTCGTGGATGGATATCTGAAGAAAGCAGGGCTGAAGTCCAAGGATATCTCCTGCCATGCGTTACGGCATTCCTGCGGGTACCTGACGTACAAGGAGACCAAGGACATCAGGGCAGTGCAGGATGTGCTGGGCCATGCCAATATCAATACATCGGCGAACTATGCGGCGAGCGATCATAAAGAGAAGCGGTATACTGAGAGGATTAAACTGAAGGCGGAGGAATAA
- a CDS encoding ATP-binding protein, which translates to MESYSPPILVVVSDDLVRTELAAWIQSGYAGAVYSEPTGQAALHSLTHLYDVGIVAAEESALMPNGSHVLSAIQQIYPDFRRVLLLYDGSKHEQALALLNGREIHDVVFEPKSRADVLKMLDRQAPIRRELENRRIEIINAASQLNMVALSPSQLNMMLDMHLKNSTSPGVPRNIQKLTRHIRTLWDTERRRLAADIHDELGQRLTAIQLGISSLMYQPIPTDCIKELYLVQEQISEMHKSVRNILNGLRSESLETLGLIPALRQLATNVAKLSQIKCNFICNVDEISIKDQDVLDSIYRIVQESLTNAIKHSCAENVKVELSCPLDGHYMQVTVADDGVGANLENIDFTPGYGILGMRERAESFGGKFDITSTQGYGTTVILICPLSI; encoded by the coding sequence ATGGAAAGCTATAGCCCCCCAATACTTGTAGTAGTGTCTGACGACTTAGTCCGGACGGAACTCGCCGCCTGGATCCAAAGTGGATATGCAGGCGCGGTGTACTCTGAGCCAACCGGGCAAGCAGCTCTCCACTCGCTGACTCATTTGTACGACGTAGGAATTGTGGCGGCTGAAGAATCGGCCTTAATGCCGAATGGTAGCCATGTATTGAGTGCCATTCAGCAAATATATCCTGATTTCAGGAGGGTGTTACTGCTATATGATGGCTCTAAACACGAGCAAGCGCTTGCGCTACTAAACGGTAGAGAAATTCACGACGTTGTTTTTGAACCAAAGTCTCGGGCTGACGTGTTAAAAATGTTGGACAGACAAGCCCCGATCCGTCGTGAGCTTGAAAACAGACGAATTGAAATTATAAATGCGGCCTCCCAGCTTAATATGGTTGCTCTGTCACCGTCTCAGCTTAACATGATGTTGGATATGCACCTCAAAAACTCTACGTCCCCAGGTGTACCTCGAAACATTCAAAAACTGACAAGACATATCCGCACTCTTTGGGATACAGAACGTCGTCGCCTTGCGGCAGACATCCATGATGAACTTGGCCAGCGACTTACCGCAATACAATTAGGGATATCATCTCTAATGTATCAACCCATACCGACTGACTGTATTAAAGAGTTGTATCTGGTTCAGGAACAAATTAGCGAAATGCACAAATCTGTCCGCAATATTTTAAACGGATTACGTTCAGAAAGCCTTGAAACGCTTGGTCTTATACCTGCTCTGAGACAACTAGCTACTAACGTCGCCAAATTGTCACAGATAAAATGCAATTTCATCTGCAATGTTGATGAAATTAGTATTAAAGACCAAGATGTTCTGGATAGCATCTACCGCATTGTTCAAGAGTCCCTTACAAATGCCATAAAACATTCGTGCGCAGAGAATGTCAAAGTTGAACTTTCATGCCCGCTTGATGGGCATTATATGCAGGTTACTGTTGCTGACGACGGAGTGGGGGCCAACCTAGAAAACATCGACTTTACTCCTGGGTACGGAATACTTGGGATGAGGGAACGCGCAGAGTCTTTTGGCGGGAAGTTTGACATCACCTCAACTCAGGGGTATGGGACAACGGTTATTCTTATTTGTCCGCTGTCTATTTAA
- a CDS encoding helix-turn-helix domain-containing protein has protein sequence MQDRKHHTAVTGRTSDCGVRISKGVGQRLKEIREAVGEDGWFGKGRFAKKLGISRKVISQVEGLDLAPTEHLLGQLEYFGFRREWVLSGSGEMCQDIKTAKMIDASSNNPALLDQVILAVDEYLAEWREQLMPIEQKRELILALYFVATEKSSDIDSDNKVPILSIGRISSLFCKQTSQAADHLRGLRVAAGGRVWKRLDEHRELAELITCKAPDLLNEHPWIAQWFRNQDIFLMAAAELSHVPGQDDADRDRGVRKPPAWMNPSVLDQYWLTTGVQLCTKCHPAYGCGHDHGWLVHDTGTCSVCGETGEVVNCRLANLAQKLGIPDEDVWRHLPRLIRKKNLSEVEEKYMAFASLREQDGDIASP, from the coding sequence ATGCAAGACAGGAAGCATCATACAGCGGTAACCGGGCGAACAAGCGATTGTGGCGTGCGGATTAGTAAAGGCGTCGGCCAGAGGTTGAAAGAAATCAGAGAGGCTGTAGGCGAGGATGGGTGGTTTGGCAAAGGGCGGTTTGCCAAAAAACTTGGCATCAGCCGAAAGGTAATCTCCCAAGTAGAGGGTCTTGATCTGGCGCCAACAGAGCACCTGCTTGGGCAACTGGAATACTTCGGGTTTAGGCGGGAGTGGGTATTAAGTGGTTCCGGTGAAATGTGCCAAGACATTAAAACTGCCAAAATGATTGATGCAAGCTCAAATAATCCCGCTCTTTTGGACCAAGTGATACTGGCAGTAGACGAGTACCTTGCCGAATGGCGCGAGCAGCTTATGCCTATCGAGCAAAAGAGAGAGTTGATCCTCGCTCTATATTTTGTCGCTACTGAAAAAAGTTCCGATATTGATAGCGACAATAAGGTGCCTATTCTCAGTATCGGCCGAATCAGTAGCTTGTTTTGCAAACAGACTTCGCAGGCTGCCGACCACCTAAGAGGTTTGCGCGTAGCTGCTGGGGGCCGTGTATGGAAACGTCTTGACGAACACCGGGAGTTAGCGGAACTTATTACTTGTAAAGCCCCGGATCTGCTTAACGAACATCCGTGGATTGCACAGTGGTTCCGTAATCAAGACATTTTCCTGATGGCAGCCGCTGAGTTGAGTCACGTCCCAGGGCAAGATGATGCCGATAGAGACCGAGGCGTAAGAAAGCCCCCTGCCTGGATGAACCCAAGCGTTCTCGATCAGTATTGGCTGACCACCGGTGTCCAGCTTTGCACTAAATGTCATCCAGCCTATGGTTGCGGACATGATCATGGCTGGTTGGTGCATGACACCGGCACATGCTCTGTCTGCGGAGAGACTGGTGAGGTGGTTAACTGTCGGCTGGCAAACTTGGCGCAGAAACTTGGTATCCCAGATGAAGACGTATGGCGGCATCTGCCACGGCTGATCAGAAAAAAGAACCTTTCTGAGGTGGAAGAAAAATACATGGCGTTTGCGAGTTTGAGAGAACAGGACGGGGACATTGCCTCTCCCTGA
- a CDS encoding Bax inhibitor-1/YccA family protein: MDTAQYSTTATSVASLSSFYRQVYGKMTFGLFLTAFAAWFTASSPALQQLVFGSKMTFYVLIFAEIGLVIWLSAALRSLTGTQAMILFTLYSALNGVTLSVILLAYTGPSIFMTFVVTASMFGTMSLYGLLTKKDLSSWGSFFFMGLIGVLIASVVNIFLKSPAVYWVSTLIGVMVFTGLAAYDNFKLKLMATAAGEDERAISAASTAGALQLYLDFINLFLMLLRILGVGNKK; this comes from the coding sequence ATGGACACGGCACAATACTCAACTACTGCAACGAGCGTAGCGTCCCTGTCAAGCTTCTACCGGCAGGTCTATGGCAAGATGACTTTTGGTCTTTTCCTTACAGCTTTTGCCGCATGGTTTACCGCAAGCTCGCCAGCTCTTCAGCAGTTGGTGTTTGGTAGCAAGATGACTTTCTATGTTCTCATCTTCGCAGAAATTGGCTTGGTGATTTGGCTGAGTGCCGCCCTGCGCTCTCTCACTGGCACACAAGCGATGATCCTATTCACTTTATACTCCGCACTGAATGGGGTGACTCTTTCAGTTATCCTTCTGGCCTACACAGGGCCATCAATATTCATGACGTTCGTGGTGACGGCTAGCATGTTCGGGACAATGAGTCTTTATGGCTTGTTAACAAAGAAAGATCTGTCCTCTTGGGGGAGTTTCTTTTTTATGGGTCTCATAGGTGTGCTGATAGCATCTGTTGTAAATATCTTCCTAAAAAGCCCAGCGGTTTATTGGGTCAGTACACTTATTGGTGTCATGGTGTTCACCGGACTTGCAGCCTACGACAATTTCAAGTTGAAGTTAATGGCTACCGCTGCCGGCGAAGACGAAAGGGCTATTTCTGCCGCATCAACTGCTGGAGCTCTTCAGCTCTATCTGGACTTTATCAATCTGTTTCTAATGCTGCTGCGCATCCTTGGTGTGGGGAACAAAAAATGA
- a CDS encoding M50 family metallopeptidase, with amino-acid sequence MPLPDLALYAALAYIYQWSSRAGSFWMIMARLPATLVHELSHLITALLLSGRPTGFSLWPKRNGDAWQLGSVSCSNATWYNTFPVAMSPILLNLPLAWWLHGQSGIWFKVAAFAFLAGSIPSWQDLKVALSSLVGAAAWLAVIIGAVSHREAVQLAAYNILNLLR; translated from the coding sequence TTGCCTCTCCCTGACCTCGCCCTCTACGCCGCCCTTGCCTACATCTATCAATGGTCCTCCCGGGCCGGGTCGTTCTGGATGATCATGGCCCGGCTGCCGGCGACGCTGGTTCACGAGCTGAGCCACCTGATCACCGCTCTGCTCCTCTCTGGGAGGCCAACCGGTTTTTCTCTCTGGCCAAAGCGTAATGGTGACGCTTGGCAGCTCGGCTCTGTCTCCTGTTCCAACGCAACATGGTACAACACCTTTCCAGTGGCGATGTCCCCTATCCTGCTCAACCTCCCTCTCGCCTGGTGGCTGCATGGCCAGTCCGGTATCTGGTTTAAGGTTGCGGCGTTTGCCTTTCTCGCCGGCTCGATCCCCTCTTGGCAGGATCTGAAGGTTGCTCTTTCGAGTCTGGTTGGTGCTGCGGCATGGTTGGCTGTGATTATTGGCGCAGTGAGTCACCGCGAAGCAGTCCAGCTGGCAGCCTATAATATTTTGAATCTTCTCCGCTGA